AGGCTGCTACGCGCCACGTCCCGCACCAGCAAGTTGTCCTCCACCAGCAGGATCGTCTCCGAGCCCCCGGCCGGCTGCAACGGGAGGGCTTCCGAACGAGCCGTCGGCTCCGGGGGCGATACCTGGGGCAGATGGATCTCGAACCGGGCTCCTTTCCCCGGTTCGCTTTCCACCTCCACGAACCCGCCGCTCTGGGTCACGATCCCATAAACCGTGGCCAGTCCCAGTCCGATCCCCCAGCGCGGCCCCTTGGTCGTGAAAAACGGCTCAAAGCAATGGTCCCGGGCATAATCGTCCATGCCCTCGCCGGTATCGCTCACGGCCAGCATCACGTGAGTTCCCGGCGTCGTGAGCGCGAGCCGCTCGGCCAGTCGCGGATTGCCCGCGACGTTTGCGGTCTCGATCGTCAGCCGACCGCCGGCGGGCATGGCATCGCGCGCATTCAACGCCAGGTTCAGGAGCACTTGCTCCATTTGCCCGCGGTCGGCGTTGATCCACCCGAGCGCGGGATCCAGTCGCGTCACCAGCGCGATGGGTGCGCCCAGCAGGGACCGCAGCGAGGAGTCCATGGCCGTCACCACGGCATTCACGTTCAACTCGGTCGGCTGCAGCACCTGTTTGCGGCTGAGGGCCAGCAACTGGTGCGTCAGGCTGGAGGCCTTCTTTCCCGCCTCTTGGAGCTGGTGCACATGGCGGGCGTGGGGTTGGTCGTCGCCCAGGCTTGCCAGCAGCATGTGGCAGCGGCCCATGACGACCGTCAACAGGTTGTTGAACTCGTGGGCGATCCCGCCGGCGAGCCGCCCGATGGCTTCCATCTTCTGCGATTGCCGTAAATGTTCCTCGCTGGCGCGCAGGGCCTCCTCCGTCCGCTTCCGCTCGCGGATGTCGCGCATGACGCAGACGATCCCGCCGCCTTCCAACGGCGTGAGGGACAGCTCCTGAGGGAAGACGGTCCTGTCACGCCGCATACCGAGCGCTTCGCCTTGCCAGTGCCGCTGCTCCTTCATCTGAGGAAGCGCGTCCCGTTCGAGTCGCTGCGCCTCGGCGTACCCGAGGACGGTCCGCCAGGGCTTGCCGATCAGCTCCTGGGCCTGCTCATACCCGTGCAGGCGGGCGAAGGCCCGGTTGACGTAGCTGAAGGTGCCCTGGGGGTCCCGCACCGCGATGCCGTCCCAGGAGGCTTCGATGGCGGCCAGCTGTTCGGAGTCGGTGATGTCCACGGAGAAGACGATGACTCCGACGACGGCCCCCTTTTCGTCGCGATACGGAACTTTGTCCGTCCGGATCCATCGTTTTTCGCCGGAACCGACCTGATAGGGCTCGACGATGCCGAGTTTCGGCTGGCCGGTCCTGATGACCTCCAGGTCGTCTTGGTGGTACTGCTTCGCTTGGTGGGGATAGAGGTCGTAAATGGACCGGCCTTCCAAGTCGCGGACCGGCATCCCGATCGAGTGAGCCGCCGTCCGGTTGACGCGCAGGATCCGATTGTCCGCGTCTTTGTACCAGATCATGGCCGGGACCGAATCGAAGATGGTCTGCCGCTCCTTCTGCGCCAGGAACAGCCGCTGCTCGGCCCGCTTGACGCGCAGCACGAGCATCGTCGCCAGCCATATGATGGCGGCGACGATGGCGCGCATGGCGAGGCCGAGTTGTCGCGGGACGCCGGGCGGCGAAGCGATGGCGCCGATGACGATCAGCACCGTATAGGCGGCCGCCAGTGCGACGGCTGCGCCTTTATTCGGGGAGCGTAGCAGGAGCAGGAGGGGCACGAGATACAGGATCTCGACCTCGACGCCCGGCGGGCTTCTCAGGTCGAGTAGGAAGATGCCCGCGGTCAGGAGGAGGGCGACCGGGGTGACGAGGAAGCGGAACGCCTGGAGGAGCCTGTTCAGGGGTAGTCCATGGCTCCCTCCCGAGACAGATGGCGAACTCGATTCGTCCCCATGTGTAGCAAGTTGGAGCCGAGAAGGCAATAGGTAGATGCTACAGGGGGTGAGGCCTACGAAGTTTCCGGTGTCCCGCCAAGTCGAATCGCCTTCGGCCCGTGCTTCTCGATGATGGCGTCCATGGCGGCGAGGGCGTGGCGCCGCCGCTGGTCGAAGAGACCTCCCGCCGCGGGGAGGAGATCGCCGAAGGTGATCCCGGCAAGCCGGTACGAGGTGTGCGGCGACAGGAGTCCGCGCAGCGTCTCGCGGATCTCCCCCCACATGACCGCGTCATCGTTCAGCGGTTGGGGGAAGCGCTGCTGCTTGGCGGTGATCCGGTGCGCTGCGTCTTTGAGTTTCACGGTAAAGGAGCCGGCCGCGAGGCCCTCCATCCGTAGCTCGTGCGTCAGCTCGCCGAGAAACCCGCGCAGCGTCCGTTCCAGGAACGCTACATCGTTCGTGTCGTGCTCGAACGTCGTCTCACGGCCAAGGCTCTTGCGTGCGCGATCCGGCACGACCGGATCATCGTCCCTCCCTTGCGCGAGCGCCTGGATGACCGGCAACCGTTTGCCCCAGGCCCGGCGCAACAGCGGCTCGAGACGGGGGTCCAGCAAGTCGCCGATCGCGCGTACGCCGAGCCGGTCCAGCGTTTCGGCGGTCTTCGGCCCGATGCCGGGCAGCGACTTCACGGGACGCGGGGCCAGGAAGGCCGCTTCGGTGCCCGGCTCGATCACCGCCAATCCGTCGGGCTTGTGCGCATCCGCGGCGACCTTGGCCACGGACTTGCCGGTGGCCAGGGCGATCGTGCACCGCAGGCCGGTCGCCTCGAGGATCGCGTCTTTGACGCGCTGCCCCAAGAACCTCGGATCGGGGTGGAGGGTTTGGAGGTCCGTCGCGTCCGCATAGAACTCGTCGATGCTGGTCCATTCGACGGCGGGAAAGAACCGGTCGGCCACCTGACGCATCTGCTCGTGCAGGCGCTGGTAGAGGGGCCGATCCGGCGGAACGAGGATCAGGTGAGGGCACAACGTGAGGGCTTGCGCCGTCGGCATGGCGGAGCGGACGCCGTACTGCCGCACCGCGTAGCTGGCGGCGGCGATGATCCCGCGCGGCGGCCGTCCTCCCACCGCGACCGGTTTCCCGGCCAGCGACGGATCGGCCAGGACGGCCGCGGACGCGAACATGGCGTCCACATCGCCGAAGAGAATCTGGCGGAACCACTTCGCCATAGAACAGAACCCCGGAGCTTATGGCTTATGGCCGATGGCCCAGACAAGAGCAGATGGCGTATAGCATATGGCTAAGAATCGGACGGAAATTTAATAGCCATGCGCTACGCTCTTGCCATAGGCTATCGGCTATAGGCTCTTCTCCGCGCTCAGCTCTTCTAAATTCCCCCGGCAACTCCCGCAGCGATGACGGCTTGGCCTGATGCTCCGCCGCTGCCGCTCGTAGGTTTGCCCGCAGTTCAGGCATCGCCAGGCGTACTTGGCCAGCCTTCGCACCGCCTCGGTCAGGTCATGACGGATGGTGATGCCCAACCCGCTCCGGTTCATGGCTTCCATCTTGCGGTGGAAGTCAGGCCCGTGGTTCGGGCGACGCTTGAGGATGTCGTATTGCCACTGGTGAATCATTTCATGGGCCAGGGTGGCGAAGATCTCCCGCTCGGCCTGGGCGGAAGAATCTCGGAGCAGCGGGGCCGAAAGACGGATCCGGCGCTGCCGTCCGCCGATCACCGGCAGGCGCGGGCCGCCCCGGCTCACGAACAGCCCGGCGGAGGCGGTCAGGCGCCGGCTCCAGACGATCTCGATGGGAGGCAGTCCCCCGTCGAACCAACGGAGGTTCAAGTCGGTCCAAAGGCGTTGCAGGTGCGCTGGGTCCACGGTCAATGTGCGGGGCAATCGGCGCGAGCTACGTCCGGGCCGCCTGCGCCAGCAGGCCCCGGACGTACAGCCGCACGCCCTCTTCCAGTGAGGTGAAGGGCGCCGTATAGCCGGCGGCGCGGAGCCGGCCCATCTTGGCCTCGGTGAAATACTGGTACCGCTCACGAATCTCGATCGGCGTGTCGATGAACTCGATCGCCTCGGGCCGTCCCAGCTCGCGAAAGACGCAGCGGACCAGGTCCAGGAACGTCCTGGCCTGTCCCGTCCCCAGGTTGAAGATCCCGCGAGCCAGCGGCTTCTCCAGCGCGAAGCGGAGGACGTCCACGACGTCGCGCACATAGATGAAGTCTCGTTTCTGTTCTCCGTCGGCGATCCCGGCCTTGTGGCTCTTGAACAGGCGGACCTTCCCCTTCGTCCGGACCTGGTCGAAGGCGTGGAGCACCACGCTGGCCATCTTGTCCTTGTGGCGCTCGCCGAAGCCGTACACGTTGAAGAACTTGAAGGCCGACCAGGCCGGCGGGGAGCTGCCGCGCCGCTCCTGGTCGAGGGCCCAACAGTCGAAGTCCTGCTTGGACTGACCGTAGGGGTTCAGCGGCTTCAGCCGGGGAATCAGGGTCTCGTCGTCGTCGTAGCCCAGCGATCCGTCGCCGTAGGTGGCCGCGCTGCTGGCGTAGACGAGGGGGAGGCGTTGTTGGACGCAGTAGGTCCAGAGGTGCTGCGAATAGTCCAGGTTGACAGATTTGAGATAGGCTTCGTTCATCTCCGTCGTGTCTGTGCAGGCGCCCAGGTGGACGACGGCCTTCAGCGCCGGCTGCTCCGTCTGGAGCCAGGACCGCAGCTCATGCAGGCTGACCCTGCTGCCGAAGTCGATCCCGGCCATCTCGGGCCTCGTCCCGAAGGATGCCAACTCATCCACCGACACGACCGGCCAGCCCTGCTCGTTGCACGAGGCCACGAATCGTGAGCCGATGAAGCCGGCGGCGCCGGTGACGAGAATGGGGTGGAGAGGTTTCATGGCGGAACGTGTCAGCTCGGTTTGCCGATCAGTGCGGCATCGATCAGTTCGCAGAGGACATGGCCGAGCGTGATGTGGCTTTCCTGAATGCGCGCGGTCACGGTCGAGGGAACGATGAAGGCATGGTCCACGATTCCCGCCAGCTTGCCGCCCTTGCCGCCGGTCCAGCCGATGGTGACCAATCCACACTCGCGCGCGGCCGCGACGGCCTTCAGCACGTTGGGAGAGTTGCCGCTGGTGCTGATCGCGATGGCGACGTCGCCCTTGCGCCCATGGGCGCGGACCTGCCGGGCAAAAATTTCGTCATAGCCGTAGTCGTTGCCGATACAGGTGACGGCCGCCATGTCCGTCGCCAGGGCCATAGCGGGGTAGGGGGATCGATCCCGGTGGTAGCGTCCCACGAATTCGGCCGCGATATGGCTGGCGTCGGTGGAGCTGCCGCCGTTGCCGAACAGCAGCACCTTCTGCCCCGCTTGAATGGCGCGGATGAGCAACTGTGCCACCAGGACGATGCGGTCGGCGTGCTCGGCGACGAACCGCCGCTTGACGTCGGCGCTTTCCTCGAACGCTTTCAGCGCCAGCTCTTTCATGGGGCGATTGTAGGCGAGGGCCTCCGGTCTGTCAAACAAGACGGGAGCCGGGCTGATCAGCCCGCGGTCTTGTCGAGCCGTCCCCGCAGTTCTTCGAGCGCCGCCAGGATTTCGGCCGGCCGCGGCGGGCAGCCGGGGATGCGAACGTCCACGGGAATGTGTCGCTCGACCGGACCGGTCACGGCGTAGCTCCCCTTGAACACCCCGCAGTTGACGGCGCAGTCCCCCAGAGCGATGACCAGCTTCGGATCGGGCGTGGCCCTGTAGACATCTTTCAAGGCCCGCTCCATGTTCACGGTGACCGGCCCGGTGACCACCAGCGCGTCGGCATGGCGGGGGGAGGCGGCCACGTGGAGGCCGAATCGCTCGCCGTCGTACACCGGGTTCATCAAGGCGTTCATCTCCATCTCGCAGGCATTGCAGGAGCCTGTGTCCACTTCACGGACGGCCAACGATCGCCGGAAAGGCGCGGCGTTTTTCCTGGCCTCCGAAGCGACCGGTTGCTCGGCCGGTCCCGCCTCTGGGTGCTGGCCCGTCACGACGCCCGTCTTGAGACTCTTCTTGATGATGCGGAACATGGTGCCCCCCAGGTGAAATCGAATCATTGACGATTGCCAGAATTGACAATTGCCAGGATTAACGGATCAGGTAATCGTCAATTCTGCGCAATTCTTCGGAATCGTCAATTTTTCACAAGTCGTTCCCCGCATACGACAAGTTGAAGCTCTTGTTGATGAGCGGGAAGTCCGGGATGATATTGCCCAGGACCGCCCACTGGATCGCCGGCCAGTTGACGAAGGAGGGATCGCGCACCTTGCAGCGGTGGATCCGTCCCTCTTCGCCGGCCATGACCACATAGAGGATCTCGCCCCGCCAGCCCTCGACCGCCGACAGGGCCCAGGAGCCGGCCGCCGGCAAGCCGGCCGGCTCCACGGCGATCGGGCCCTGCGGGATCAGCCGGCGGATTTCCCCGATCAGCCGCACGGACTCATGGATCTCGTCCATGCGAACTCGCAGGCGGGCCCGCACGTCGCCGTAGCGGTACAGGGCCACCTTCACCGGCACTTCGTCATACGCGGCAAAGGGGCGATCGCGGCGCAGGTCTCGGTCGATGCCGGAGGCCCGGCCGACCAGGCCCATGACGGCATGGTCCCAGGCGGTGCGTTCCTTGAGCACCCCCGTCGCCTCCAGCCGGTCCGTGAGCGAGGCGTTGGCAAAGATGACGGACTCAAGTTCGGAGAAGTCACGCTCAATGGCAGCGGTCTCTTCCAGCAGGCCGGACAACTGCCCGGCCGTGAGATCGCATCCGGCGCCGCCGATTTGATTGACGCCCCGGAGAAAACGGGAGCCGGTCAACCGGTCGTTGAGCTGCATGATCCGCTCTTTCATCCGGCTGCAATGGGCATGGGCCAGGGCGTAGGCCGTGTCGTTGCAGATGGCCCCGACGTCGCCCAGGTGGTTGTGCAGCCGCTCCAGTTCCAGAAAGAGGCTGCGCAAGTATCGGGCCCGCCGTGGGACCTCCAGCCCCAGCAGGGCTTCGACCGCCTGGCAGTAGGCCAGGCTGTGGCCGACGGTCGTGTCGCCGGAGACCCGCTCGGCCAGTGACAGCCCCGTCGTGAGACGTTGTCGCTCGAAGAGCTTCTCGACCCCGCGGTGCTTCCAGAAGTGATGCAGTTCGAGCTGCATGATCGGCTCGCCGGCGACCGAGAACCGGAAGTGTCCCGGTTCGATAATCCCGGCATGGATCGGTCCGACCGGCACTTCGAACACCCCTTCGCCCTCGATGCGGCGAAAGACGTGCTGCCCCTGGTGGCGCTCCAAGACGGTATCCCAGTGGAAATCTTTTTTCAGAGGATGGGTCCCTTTGGGCCAGTGCTCGTGCCTTACCAGCCGGCGTAAATCCGGGTGTCCTTGCGCGATCAGTCCGAACAGGTCCCGGATTTCGCGTTCATACCACTTGGCCGCATGGATATGGGGGGTGATGGATCGGAATAGCCGGTCGTCACCGTGCAGATCCGTGCACAGCAGCAGCCAGTCTTTTTGTTCCACCAGCGTGAATAAATAGCAGAGCTCGTACCGAGCCTCGCGGGGACGATGGTCCACCGCCCACAGGAGCGAGAGCGACCCGCGCAGATCGGGATGCGTGTGGACGAAGTGGGCCACGAGGGGCAAGGTCTCCTTGTCCAGCCTGAACCTCGGAATCCCTTGAACCTGGCTCACGTCCGCGATAGCGTTCCCGAACGCTTCTTGCAGTCGCTCCGTCGGATTGATGGTCTCGGCCATGGGGTCACCTCACCAACAGTACGGTCGTCGCGTGATCCAGCAGCGTCTTGAGCCCTTCGGGGATCGCCACACCCAACGCCACCAGCATCAGGGCCATGACGATCAACGGCACCTGTCCCATGCCCCATCCCTCCCCCCGCGCGACATGGTCCGGCGGGGTCCCCCAGACCATCGCCGTGACGCGGTAGACGAACCCGCCGAACAGCACGACGCCGAAGAGCAGAAAGACCGCCACCAGGCCCAGGCTGCGCGCCTCGTCGGCGACCGTGACGGTCAGGAACTGGCCCAGCTGCAGCGTGTTCGAGGCGAATTCCTGCGCCGCCAGCGCCGAAACGACCAGGACCTCGCTGGAGAAGAGCGCGAACGGCGGCAGGCCGGTCAGCGCCAGCCCCGCAACGAGGACCGCCGCCGCGGTCAGAGGTTGGGCCCTGGCCAGCCCCCGTACCTCTCCGATCTCCAGGGTGTCGAACCGCCGGTGGATGTTGCCGGCCGCAAAAAACGCCAGCGATTTGGCCAGGGCATGGTTGAGCAGGTGTAGGAGCCCGCCGAAGGTGCCGACCGGGCCTCCGACTCCGAACCCGACCATGGCCAGCCCCATGTGTTCGATGCTGGAATAGGCGAAGAGTCGCTTGTAATTGTGTTGGATCAGGACGAACAGGGCCGCCAAGGCGAACGACACCAGCCCGAACAGTATGAGCAGGTCCCCGGCGAACTGGGACGGGATCGCCCGGTCCACGATGGTCTTGCTGCGCAGCACTGCATAGACCGCCACTGTCTCCAGGACGCCGGCCAACATGGCCGCCACCGGGGCGGGCGCTTCGCTGTAGGCTTCCGGCACCCAGGTATGCATGGGGACCAGCCCGACCTTTGTACCGTATCCGACCAGGATGAAGATGAAGGCCAGCGTGAGCACGTGTGGGTCCAGCCGGTCGGCCACCTCCAGGAGCTTGGTGACGTTGAGCGCGGTGCTGACGTCGCCGAGCACCCGCACGGAGGAGTAGTAGGTCAGCACGGTGCCGAACAGGGCCAGCGCGATCCCCACCGAGCAGAGGATCAGGTATTTCCACCCGGCCTCCAGCGCCTCGCGCGTCCGGAAGAACGCGATCAGGAACGTGGTGGCCAGCGTCGTGCCCTCGATCGCCACCCACAGGACGCCCAGGCTGTTGGCCATGGTGGCCGCCACCATCGCCAACAGGAACATGTGGAACAGAAAGAAGAACCGGCTGAGACGCTTCGGCCCGATCGTCCCGCGGGCCAGATGGTGGTCCATGTACGACCACATATACAGCGAGCAGGACAGCCCGATCACGGCGATGATGAACAGGATGAACGCCGAGAGCGCGTCCACGTAGACGAAATCCCCCAGCGCCGTCACCGGCCCCTCGGTCAGCACCCGATGGCCGAGGGAGGCCTCGGCGGCGACGATCGCCGCCATCGAGGTGAAATTCACCCCATGCAGGATGCGCGCCCTGCGGATCACCAGGCTGAGCAGCCCCGCGAGCAGCGGCCCGCCCAACAGGACCAGGATGGCCGTCATACGAGTCTCTGTTCCTCCTATTCCTTCAGGGTCGTGAGCTGGCTCGTATCCAGGCTGTCGAAGGCGTCCTGGATCCGGTGGGTATAGATGCCGACGATCAGGCT
The DNA window shown above is from Nitrospirota bacterium and carries:
- a CDS encoding hydrogenase 4 subunit F; its protein translation is MTAILVLLGGPLLAGLLSLVIRRARILHGVNFTSMAAIVAAEASLGHRVLTEGPVTALGDFVYVDALSAFILFIIAVIGLSCSLYMWSYMDHHLARGTIGPKRLSRFFFLFHMFLLAMVAATMANSLGVLWVAIEGTTLATTFLIAFFRTREALEAGWKYLILCSVGIALALFGTVLTYYSSVRVLGDVSTALNVTKLLEVADRLDPHVLTLAFIFILVGYGTKVGLVPMHTWVPEAYSEAPAPVAAMLAGVLETVAVYAVLRSKTIVDRAIPSQFAGDLLILFGLVSFALAALFVLIQHNYKRLFAYSSIEHMGLAMVGFGVGGPVGTFGGLLHLLNHALAKSLAFFAAGNIHRRFDTLEIGEVRGLARAQPLTAAAVLVAGLALTGLPPFALFSSEVLVVSALAAQEFASNTLQLGQFLTVTVADEARSLGLVAVFLLFGVVLFGGFVYRVTAMVWGTPPDHVARGEGWGMGQVPLIVMALMLVALGVAIPEGLKTLLDHATTVLLVR
- a CDS encoding DNA polymerase IV; amino-acid sequence: MAKWFRQILFGDVDAMFASAAVLADPSLAGKPVAVGGRPPRGIIAAASYAVRQYGVRSAMPTAQALTLCPHLILVPPDRPLYQRLHEQMRQVADRFFPAVEWTSIDEFYADATDLQTLHPDPRFLGQRVKDAILEATGLRCTIALATGKSVAKVAADAHKPDGLAVIEPGTEAAFLAPRPVKSLPGIGPKTAETLDRLGVRAIGDLLDPRLEPLLRRAWGKRLPVIQALAQGRDDDPVVPDRARKSLGRETTFEHDTNDVAFLERTLRGFLGELTHELRMEGLAAGSFTVKLKDAAHRITAKQQRFPQPLNDDAVMWGEIRETLRGLLSPHTSYRLAGITFGDLLPAAGGLFDQRRRHALAAMDAIIEKHGPKAIRLGGTPETS
- a CDS encoding PAS domain-containing sensor histidine kinase, translated to MPSRLQLATHGDESSSPSVSGGSHGLPLNRLLQAFRFLVTPVALLLTAGIFLLDLRSPPGVEVEILYLVPLLLLLRSPNKGAAVALAAAYTVLIVIGAIASPPGVPRQLGLAMRAIVAAIIWLATMLVLRVKRAEQRLFLAQKERQTIFDSVPAMIWYKDADNRILRVNRTAAHSIGMPVRDLEGRSIYDLYPHQAKQYHQDDLEVIRTGQPKLGIVEPYQVGSGEKRWIRTDKVPYRDEKGAVVGVIVFSVDITDSEQLAAIEASWDGIAVRDPQGTFSYVNRAFARLHGYEQAQELIGKPWRTVLGYAEAQRLERDALPQMKEQRHWQGEALGMRRDRTVFPQELSLTPLEGGGIVCVMRDIRERKRTEEALRASEEHLRQSQKMEAIGRLAGGIAHEFNNLLTVVMGRCHMLLASLGDDQPHARHVHQLQEAGKKASSLTHQLLALSRKQVLQPTELNVNAVVTAMDSSLRSLLGAPIALVTRLDPALGWINADRGQMEQVLLNLALNARDAMPAGGRLTIETANVAGNPRLAERLALTTPGTHVMLAVSDTGEGMDDYARDHCFEPFFTTKGPRWGIGLGLATVYGIVTQSGGFVEVESEPGKGARFEIHLPQVSPPEPTARSEALPLQPAGGSETILLVEDNLLVRDVARSSLEALGYQVLETSGGEEALRRVREQRGPVHLLLTDVIMPGMNGRELAERILTLQPQIRVLFMSGYTADVAPLEGGLKGIGTLLTKPFTPDELGHRVREVLDEPH
- a CDS encoding hydrogenase large subunit, giving the protein MAETINPTERLQEAFGNAIADVSQVQGIPRFRLDKETLPLVAHFVHTHPDLRGSLSLLWAVDHRPREARYELCYLFTLVEQKDWLLLCTDLHGDDRLFRSITPHIHAAKWYEREIRDLFGLIAQGHPDLRRLVRHEHWPKGTHPLKKDFHWDTVLERHQGQHVFRRIEGEGVFEVPVGPIHAGIIEPGHFRFSVAGEPIMQLELHHFWKHRGVEKLFERQRLTTGLSLAERVSGDTTVGHSLAYCQAVEALLGLEVPRRARYLRSLFLELERLHNHLGDVGAICNDTAYALAHAHCSRMKERIMQLNDRLTGSRFLRGVNQIGGAGCDLTAGQLSGLLEETAAIERDFSELESVIFANASLTDRLEATGVLKERTAWDHAVMGLVGRASGIDRDLRRDRPFAAYDEVPVKVALYRYGDVRARLRVRMDEIHESVRLIGEIRRLIPQGPIAVEPAGLPAAGSWALSAVEGWRGEILYVVMAGEEGRIHRCKVRDPSFVNWPAIQWAVLGNIIPDFPLINKSFNLSYAGNDL
- the nuoB gene encoding NADH-quinone oxidoreductase subunit NuoB; the protein is MFRIIKKSLKTGVVTGQHPEAGPAEQPVASEARKNAAPFRRSLAVREVDTGSCNACEMEMNALMNPVYDGERFGLHVAASPRHADALVVTGPVTVNMERALKDVYRATPDPKLVIALGDCAVNCGVFKGSYAVTGPVERHIPVDVRIPGCPPRPAEILAALEELRGRLDKTAG
- a CDS encoding SIS domain-containing protein produces the protein MKELALKAFEESADVKRRFVAEHADRIVLVAQLLIRAIQAGQKVLLFGNGGSSTDASHIAAEFVGRYHRDRSPYPAMALATDMAAVTCIGNDYGYDEIFARQVRAHGRKGDVAIAISTSGNSPNVLKAVAAARECGLVTIGWTGGKGGKLAGIVDHAFIVPSTVTARIQESHITLGHVLCELIDAALIGKPS
- the rfaD gene encoding ADP-glyceromanno-heptose 6-epimerase gives rise to the protein MKPLHPILVTGAAGFIGSRFVASCNEQGWPVVSVDELASFGTRPEMAGIDFGSRVSLHELRSWLQTEQPALKAVVHLGACTDTTEMNEAYLKSVNLDYSQHLWTYCVQQRLPLVYASSAATYGDGSLGYDDDETLIPRLKPLNPYGQSKQDFDCWALDQERRGSSPPAWSAFKFFNVYGFGERHKDKMASVVLHAFDQVRTKGKVRLFKSHKAGIADGEQKRDFIYVRDVVDVLRFALEKPLARGIFNLGTGQARTFLDLVRCVFRELGRPEAIEFIDTPIEIRERYQYFTEAKMGRLRAAGYTAPFTSLEEGVRLYVRGLLAQAART
- a CDS encoding M48 family peptidase, with product MSGTSISPRPRWAGSAPPAIRRPSPHWKRACGCTSGACWRRRPGRSSRRLPRTLTVDPAHLQRLWTDLNLRWFDGGLPPIEIVWSRRLTASAGLFVSRGGPRLPVIGGRQRRIRLSAPLLRDSSAQAEREIFATLAHEMIHQWQYDILKRRPNHGPDFHRKMEAMNRSGLGITIRHDLTEAVRRLAKYAWRCLNCGQTYERQRRSIRPSRHRCGSCRGNLEELSAEKSL